The Desulfovibrio legallii genome window below encodes:
- a CDS encoding BON domain-containing protein translates to MPRLALPLLLLLALTCLNGCAAYGVYDDPRLAGTMSADTELAAKIKTALMDESFTGGWSVAVYSFYNHVFLVGEVPADMQAKALTIARRYKPHSVTPHWFTAKTHDESDMTLATKLRTELIGTKGLSSTRVETEVNAGRVVLLGVVKDNAERQLAIRAARGVSGVTSVTSYLMLPQKAGQLGDIQPQHAEGADQPAANASPAPAPASAESSPESRDLP, encoded by the coding sequence ATGCCACGCCTGGCCCTGCCCCTGCTCCTGCTGCTGGCCCTTACCTGCCTCAACGGCTGCGCCGCCTACGGCGTCTACGACGACCCGCGCCTGGCGGGCACCATGTCTGCAGACACGGAGCTGGCCGCAAAAATCAAAACCGCCCTCATGGACGAGAGCTTCACCGGCGGCTGGTCCGTGGCCGTCTACAGCTTCTACAACCACGTCTTCCTGGTGGGCGAAGTGCCCGCAGACATGCAGGCCAAAGCTCTGACCATCGCCCGCCGCTACAAGCCCCACTCCGTCACCCCCCACTGGTTCACCGCCAAAACTCACGACGAAAGCGATATGACCCTGGCCACCAAACTGCGCACGGAACTCATCGGCACCAAGGGCCTCTCCTCCACCCGCGTCGAAACCGAAGTCAACGCCGGACGCGTGGTGCTGCTGGGCGTGGTCAAGGACAATGCCGAACGCCAGCTCGCCATCCGCGCCGCCAGGGGCGTGTCGGGCGTCACCTCCGTCACCAGCTACCTCATGCTGCCCCAGAAGGCAGGACAACTGGGCGACATCCAGCCCCAGCACGCCGAAGGCGCGGACCAGCCCGCCGCCAACGCCAGCCCGGCCCCGGCCCCGGCTTCTGCCGAATCCAGCCCGGAAAGCCGCGATTTGCCATAG
- the murA gene encoding UDP-N-acetylglucosamine 1-carboxyvinyltransferase produces the protein MDKLVIEGGVPLTGGIDISGSKNAALPILFASILLSEPAVIANVPDLRDIHTTLKLLNVLGCACGYDDHEVRTQPGQLLPEAPYDLVRTMRASVLCLGPLLARIGQARVALPGGCAIGARPVDQHLKGLESMGASFQLEEGYILGRCRRLTGARITFDMPTVGGTENLLMAAALADGETLLENAAXEPEVVDLANFLRACGAEIEGHGTDVIRIRGVQALHGASYAVMPDRIEAGSFLVAAGITGGELLLRHCPFDALEAVIRKLCDMGMEITATPQGVLARCAGPLHGTDVKTQPYPGFPTDMQAQIMALMCLADGASVVEESIFENRYMHVLELVRLGAQIKVSGHTAMVRGVQGLTGAPVMASDLRASASLVLAGLAAKGRTEVRRIYHLDRGYEHIEHKLTAVGARIRREQE, from the coding sequence ATGGACAAACTGGTTATTGAAGGCGGCGTGCCCCTTACGGGCGGCATTGACATCAGCGGCTCCAAAAATGCGGCCCTGCCCATTCTGTTCGCGTCCATCCTTCTTTCCGAACCAGCCGTGATCGCCAACGTGCCGGACCTGCGCGACATCCATACTACCCTCAAGCTCCTGAACGTGCTGGGCTGCGCCTGCGGCTACGACGACCACGAAGTGCGCACGCAGCCCGGCCAGCTTTTGCCCGAAGCCCCTTACGACCTGGTACGCACCATGCGCGCCTCGGTGCTGTGCCTGGGCCCCCTGCTGGCCCGCATTGGCCAGGCCCGTGTGGCTCTGCCCGGCGGCTGCGCCATCGGCGCGCGCCCCGTGGACCAGCACCTCAAGGGGCTGGAAAGCATGGGCGCCAGCTTTCAGCTGGAAGAAGGCTACATTCTTGGCCGCTGCCGCCGTCTCACGGGCGCGCGCATTACCTTTGACATGCCCACCGTAGGCGGCACGGAAAATCTGCTCATGGCCGCCGCGCTGGCCGACGGCGAAACCCTGCTGGAAAACGCCGCAYGCGAACCAGAAGTGGTGGACCTGGCCAACTTTCTGCGAGCCTGCGGCGCAGAGATTGAAGGCCACGGCACCGACGTCATCCGCATCCGGGGCGTGCAGGCCCTGCACGGCGCATCCTACGCCGTCATGCCCGACCGCATTGAGGCCGGCTCCTTTCTGGTGGCTGCAGGCATTACCGGCGGCGAACTGCTGCTGCGCCACTGCCCCTTCGACGCGCTGGAAGCCGTCATCCGCAAGCTCTGCGACATGGGCATGGAAATCACCGCCACCCCGCAGGGCGTGCTGGCCCGCTGCGCCGGCCCCTTGCACGGCACGGACGTGAAAACCCAGCCTTACCCCGGCTTTCCCACTGATATGCAGGCGCAGATCATGGCCCTCATGTGCCTGGCCGACGGCGCCAGCGTGGTGGAAGAAAGCATTTTTGAAAACCGCTATATGCACGTTCTGGAACTGGTGCGCCTGGGCGCGCAGATCAAGGTTTCCGGCCACACGGCCATGGTGCGCGGCGTGCAGGGGCTCACCGGCGCGCCCGTCATGGCTTCCGACCTGCGGGCCAGCGCCTCCCTCGTCCTGGCCGGTCTGGCCGCCAAAGGCCGTACCGAGGTACGCCGCATCTACCACCTGGACCGCGGCTACGAACACATCGAACACAAACTCACGGCCGTGGGCGCGCGCATCCGCCGCGAACAGGAATAA